One Cicer arietinum cultivar CDC Frontier isolate Library 1 chromosome 8, Cicar.CDCFrontier_v2.0, whole genome shotgun sequence DNA segment encodes these proteins:
- the LOC101509148 gene encoding GDSL esterase/lipase EXL3-like produces the protein MKLLFQNQKLICYLATILIISLHYGDALNLPNNETVPALIVFGDSVVDSGNNNYINTIVKCNFEPYGRDFGGGNQPTGRFSNGLVPSDIIASKFGVKKILPAYLDPNLQLQDLLTGVSFASGGAGYDPLTSKLASVISLSEQLNMFKEYKNKIKKAVGEKRMEMIITKSVYIVCIGSDDIANTYAQSPFRSAEYDIPSYTDLLASYASNFLQELYGLGGRRIGVIGMPNIGCVPSQRTIRGGIQRGCSDLENQAATLFNSKLVSQIEAFQHQFLEAKLVYLDIYNPLMDITQNPTKYGFEVSDRGCCGTGNIEVSVLCNHYSSDTCSNPSSYVFWDSYHPTQEAYNVLCSMVIDDKIKDFF, from the exons ATGAAGTTGCTCTTTCAAAATCAAAAGCTTATTTGCTATCTTGCTACAATACTAATTATCTCTCTACATTATGGTGATGCTTTGAATCTACCAAACAATGAAACAGTCCCAGCACTGATTGTGTTTGGTGACTCTGTAGTTGACTCAGGTAATAACAACTACATCAACACTATTGTCAAGTGCAATTTTGAACCTTATGGTAGAGACTTTGGTGGAGGAAATCAACCAACTGGGAGGTTCAGCAATGGTTTAGTCCCTTCAGATATCATTG cTTCAAAATTTGGAGTCAAGAAAATTTTGCCAGCTTATCTTGATCCAAATCTACAACTTCAAGATCTCTTAACTGGTGTAAGCTTTGCCTCCGGTGGCGCTGGATATGATCCTCTAACTTCTAAACTAGCG TCTGTGATATCATTATCAGAGCAGTTGAACATGTTCAAAGAATACAAAAATAAGATAAAGAAAGCAGTTGGAGAAAAGAGAATGGAAATGATAATAACAAAGAGTGTATACATAGTGTGCATAGGAAGTGATGACATTGCAAATACTTATGCTCAATCACCATTTAGGAGTGCAGAGTATGATATTCCATCATACACAGATTTATTGGCTTCATATGCCTCAAATTTCTTGCAG GAACTTTATGGTTTAGGAGGTAGAAGGATTGGAGTAATTGGCATGCCAAATATAGGGTGTGTGCCCTCACAGAGAACAATTAGAGGAGGCATTCAAAGAGGATGTTCAGATTTGGAAAACCAAGCAGCAACACTCTTCAACTCCAAACTAGTATCTCAAATTGAAGCCTTTCAACATCAATTTCTAGAGGCTAAGCTTGTCTACCTCGATATTTATAATCCATTAATGGATATAACTCAAAACCCTACTAAATATG GTTTTGAAGTATCAGACAGAGGATGTTGTGGAACAGGAAACATAGAAGTAAGCGTACTATGTAACCATTACAGCTCAGACACATGTTCAAATCCTTCAAGCTATGTATTCTGGGACAGTTACCATCCTACACAAGAGGCTTATAATGTGCTTTGTTCTATGGTCATTGATGATAAAATTAAGGATTTCTTCTAG
- the LOC101509474 gene encoding cell number regulator 13-like, translated as MASWENMGDFANVAQLTGVDAVKLIAMIAKAATTARMHKKNCRQFAQHLKLIGNLLEQLKISELKRYPETREPLEQLEDALRRSYILVNSCQDRSYLYLLAMGWNIVYQFRKAQNEIDRYLRLVPLITLVDNARVRERLEVIEKDQREYTLDDEDQQAHTVILKPDPDKDDAAVLKKTLSCSYPNCSFTEAIKKEKEKLNLELQRSQANLDMNQCEVIQRLLDVTKVAEYSLPDNCSPEKSHKKEKYSYSNANDDKGLSSDEKYYAKTDSTVSTSRFSVSQKDLMSTGGSYQQAEWHTDLLACCSEPSLCLKTFFYPCGTFSKIATVAKNRPMSSAEACNELMAYSLILSCCCYTCCIRRKLRKMLNITGGFVDDFLSHLMCCCCALVQEWREVEIRGLSAHEKTKTSPPPSQYMES; from the exons ATGGCATCTTGGGAAAACATGGGAGATTTTGCAAATGTGGCGCAATTGACTGGGGTAGATGCTGTGAAGTTGATTGCTATGATTGCGAAAGCTGCAACCACTGCAAGGATGCATAAGAAAAACTGCAGGCAATTTGCACAGCATTTGAAGTTAATTGGGAACTTGTTGGAGCAGCTCAAGATCTCGGAGCTGAAGAGGTACCCAGAAACTAGGGAGCCTTTGGAGCAGCTTGAAGATGCTCTTAGAAGGTCTTATATATTGGTTAATAGTTGTCAAGACAGGAGCTACCTTTATTTGCTGGCTATGGGATGGAACATTGTTTATCAATTCAGGAAGGCTCAGAATGAAATTGATCGATACTTACGTCTTGTTCCTCTCATTACTCTTGTGGATAATGCTCGAGTCAGG GAGAGACTTGAAGTTATTGAAAAGGATCAACGTGAATACACATTAGACGATGAGGACCAACAGGCGCATACGGTTATTTTAAAACCTGATCCTGACAAGGATGATGCTGCAGTGCTGAAGAAAACTCTCTCCTGTTCGTATCCAAACTGTTCTTTCACTGAAGCTATtaaaaaagagaaggaaaaactTAACCTAGAGCTACAAAGGTCACAAGCAAATTTGGATATGAATCAATGTGAAGTGATTCAACGTTTATTAGATGTCACAAAAGTAGCAGAGTATTCTCTTCCAGACAACTGTTCACCTGAAAAAAGTCATAAGAAAGAGAAATACAGTTACTCTAATGCCAATGATGACAAGGGTCTTTCATCAGATGAAAAATACTATGCAAAAACTGATAGTACTGTTTCGACATCAAG ATTTTCCGTTTCCCAAAAGGATCTGATGTCAACCGGAGGTTCATATCAGCAGGCAGAGTGGCACACTGATTTGCTTGCTTGTTGTTCAGAACCTTCTCTTT GTCTGAAGACATTCTTCTATCCTTGTGGAACATTTTCAAAGATTGCTACGGTTGCAAAAAACAGGCCCATGT CCTCAGCAGAAGCATGTAATGAATTGATGGcatattctttaattttatcatgttgTTGCTATACTTGCTGTATAAGGAGAAAGCTTCGGAAGATGTTGAACATCACG GgtggttttgttgatgattttctCTCTCATTTGATGTGTTGCTGCTGTGCTCTCGTACAAGAATGGAGAGAAGTGGAGATCCGTGGGCTTAGTG CTCATGAGAAGACCAAAACAAGCCCTCCACCTTCCCAGTACATGGAATCTTAA